From the genome of Eublepharis macularius isolate TG4126 chromosome 4, MPM_Emac_v1.0, whole genome shotgun sequence:
TCATCTTGTTAACTGTATTCGCTGGAAGAATAATCTGTTGACGTAAATTTAACTGAAGACTGTTTGTTAGCAGGGAATGGAATGTGTCTAAAGAGGAGGCTCTTGTACCTGTGCTGCACCATGGTTACTCCTTTCTCCACCAGGGCCTTCCTGTTAGCCATTTGAAGGAGCCAGATTTCTTTGCGAGAGAACAGCCGGATGCCAAACGCCTTCTCTAAAAGTTTTTCTGCAGTCATGTGCTCACGGATCTCCCACATAAAAGCCTGCAAGCTCCCCTTGACATCAGCCACATCCAGCCCTTTAGAACTTACTGAGACCTGGTACTGCTTCAGCAAGGCCAGAGCAATCCGGTAGAGGACTTTCTGCCCCTCCAGAAGATACACATCAAATATACGGATGACATAATCAAACGGAAGGTCATCAAACAGCCATACCAGCCACTCAGAATACACCTCAAAAATGTTGTCTGCTGAGCTGGCTAGGAGTCGATGGGCGGCAGGGCAATGCTTGTTGGCTAAGTCCCCAAAGGTCATGCAGGAGGCCTTGTGACTGAGGAAGGAGTAGTCTATGTAGGAGGTATGGGAAGCGTTGCAATAGAGGAGTCGGCAGGTATTCTCAAAGCACTGGGCTTCCTCTTGGTTGTAATGAAGGAGCAGGGCAACCACCACTGGCAGCAAAGGGCAGTAGGTGATGTCCGGAGACATGTTGGCAATGCAGATGAGTATCTTTTTCATAGCAGTTACTCCTTCTGTAGTGAGGCAGTATTCAGGCATGAGGCTCCCTGCTAGGAATTCAGGCAGAGGGTGAAAGTTCTCGCTCTGGTTTTCAAACAGCTTGCCAGCAACATCTCTGTAGACTGGGGCATCAGGGGTCATGAGTCGACATGGTATGTCCTGGATAATGTGCTGGTAAGCCTGTGCCCTTAGGACGTGACTTCTAGCCCAATGCCCCTCCCTTGCCAACTTCTTTAGCTCTTTAGTAGACTTGCCAATGAGCGGTTCATGAGCATCTTGCTGCTCATCCAACTTGGGAATCTTGTTGTGGTCGACAAATTCACTGATTCCAGTGCAGGAGATTGCATCATTGACCCACGTCTCAGTCTCGGGAGGGATTTCCAAAATAAGCGGATTGGTTGTTTCTATAAAACAAAGACAAATTTTCCGGTTATTTATCTTACCAGCTGACAtatgcaattttaaaaatatcctcTATAAAATTTAGAAATCCATTCCATATGTTATTATAGTTCCAGGGTACCAAAATCTGCAGGAGTTGCAGGCCAGGTTTTACTATAGACTGTAGGAAAGCTCATCAGGAAAACTGATATGAAGGACTATGGTAGGCCTTgtgctcctttctttctttctttctttctttctttctttctttctttctttctttctttctttctttctttctttctttctttctttctttctttctttctttctttctttttaaaaataaagttataCTTTGCTTATTTAGGAAGACCCTCAGCAGATTCCTGAGTGGTTGTGTCATCTTGCATGCTCCAATATGGCATGTAAAGTAAACACATATGTGCATAGTTGCAGAATTCTAAGAGTAAAAACTTACATAGTTCACAGTAGTATCTAGGACCCCAAAGCATGGCCAGCAGCCCTTGTTATGCCAAAGTACATATTTTGTAAGAGAAACTACCCAGGAAACTACCCAACAGCCACAGTCTCCATCAGTGAGCTCCAACTCACTCTAGATCTAAAAACTGGATCTGCAGAGAATTAAAGTCTAGCCACTGAATAATTAAATGTGGCAAGAATTGGAAGAGGGTCTGCCTCCCTGGTGACACAGACCAATCAATGTCTTAGAGACAGCTTTGTGAAAAGGCATGAATAATACATTCACGCAAGCTAGGCAAGTAGCTTCCCTGCTTCACTTACAGGGTGAAGTATCATTTAAATGGCAGATGCGtggaaaacacacacatttacacCATCACTTCCTGGGAATACTTGACTCAGTCAGACAGATGCAGAACATAAGCTCGTGGTGCAATCCTAAAGTACAGTTAAATCCTTCTAAGTGAGTTAAATGGACTTAGATTACACTgccaagttgttgttgttgttgatttatagtccgcctttctcactgagatccaaggcagattacatactgcaagtgaatacaatataatcaatagctcagacattcacagagcaaaagtacaatatgatcaacagttcaGAACGCCGCACTGAACAGATGTTAGAATCCAGTAATTATATCTCATATTCATACTGTTGCTTTTAATATCTAATCAAATCCTTATATATTTCTATAGAGAAGAGGTTTTTACTTTATCATTTTGTTCTAACGAAATGTTCCATTTGTCTATCATTTGTTCTATTGAAACAGATTCACGGATGTATCATTAAATCTGACCCATTCTGTCTCGGCTCTCCTGATGCCTTGCCCTAATTACCATTATTCATTATGATTCCAACAGTAGGTTTATCAGCTGGGTGGGAACATGTCTCACCTGGACCATAAAAACAGGCTTGCTTAGTCTTCTTATATGGTGTGGCCATTATGTTACCTTGATTCACCTGGCAAGGACAGAGGTACAGTGTATTCTATTAAGAACCCTCTTGAGTATGAACGCACATCCATTCGGATTACATGGACTGGAACTGGCAACTCACCAGCAGAGTGTATAGAACTTCTGAAGATGCTGGTAAGCTGCACAAGGGTTCAAAGAAGGATGACTTCAAGGTCAATAGGCAAAAAGATTGAAAAACTGGAGAATTGAAACTGAGGCAACTAAGGATGGGAAGGGTCCATGCGTTGTCATTAAACAAATTATGTTTCTTTCAGAGTATTGGGTATGTTGCACCACACTCTAACTCTATGTGATGCATGTAAGAACAGCTGGCAAGTTTTTACCCCAAAAATGTAAATCTTCATTGCAAAGcacattctgaaaaaaaaaatctccggTTACCTGAGCCTAAATCCTATTTTTCTCTGCTGAAGATTCCGAAAATACCATCACAAAGAAATAATTACTGAATTACAATAGAGGCCAAATAGTTAAGGCTGGGACTGTCACACAGTGAGTGTGGCATCAGATACCGCTGCAGTTTGTGCACCGTGCTGCAGGTGGGAGAAATAACAGCTCAGCACAAGCTTGCTGTTGTAGGTTCGGAGCTGATAAGAGTTTTGAACTGTTTTCCCAGAATTCCTCAGAGTCGCTGCAAGTTACATTGTGCTAACGTTTAGCATTCACTTAGCACCTGTCGCCAAGCAATTTATAGCATTGTTATATTATTAATTTGTACTGCAGAGATGCTACAGAAATAGAAATGCCAGAACACATCTACGGGTGTCAGCTGCAGTGGCTCAGTGCTGAAAATAAAGAGTAGCAAGTGACAATCTCAGGCGAAAACCATCTGGAAGTTGTTGTTTTGCTCTGTGTTGAGGATGCTGTTGTGAATTTGGTGGTCTTGATTACTGTGAATAGATCTATAATTACAGCTGTGCAGATGTTTAAAAGCACATACTAATGTAGGTGCATACAGGGTGCGTCCAAACCCCGTGTCTGATGTCCAAGTGGTCAGTGGATCATCTACAGCGAGTCTTACACTCATATGCACCTAGCCATTTCAATGTGATCTGGACCCTGCATTTTTGCAGCAGTCGTAATTCTGAAGAAGAAACTCCACACATATCCTTGGATGCATAGACATTGGGGGCAAGACCAGTGGGCATGATCTTGCTCCTTTCCCTGTAATTTTTAAACATCTGCATCAGGGATGTAacgattgttaatgttccttgaTAGCAGGGAATGTGATCCGAGTCTTGGAATGTAGTAGGCACCAGTATTTAAGGAAGTAAAACCATTCAGCTagagagaggaggcagagaaagaattTGGAGAAATTCAGTAGTTTTGAATTTAGAATATGTCTTGCttgtttgtaaataaagcaaatattactttaaaaaaacccaaatctcaAATCTGTAAGACTGCGGTTCTTTCTTATCTAAAGGAAATTAAGCTCTGTAACATTGTGCCTGGAAATTCTTCCTCCTCAGAAGTTGGGAGCATGCACAAACATGGAAATCAATTAACTGAAACTTAGATATCAAAGAGATTGCAAGGAACTACACAAGTCCAAATCCACACTGAAAAACGAAAGTCACTTAAGAGCAACCAAAATGCTATGAAACAacgtgcaagcttttgagttcttcagaacTCTTAATCACATgggatgtttttaaaaggggagggggagatgtctAGACATGACCTTAAGGCCTTGTCTTGAAAGCATGGTGCTGGTGCCAGGTTGCACTCTTGGCCTTTGGGAGGGGAAAAGCAAACAATGAaagcatgcagggcttttttatggCAGTACTCACTgatactgagagcagaaccacaagtgacaaaaggcacagattggacacttgccagcttccctcaagttttgatgggaaatgtaggcagcttggcggaatgttggacaagtgacagttgaaaagtccattggacagcagtcagagagcgaagctgcaagaccaggatgcctacatttcccatcaaaacttgagggaagctgacaagtgtccaatctgtgccttttgtcacttgtggttctgctctgagtacCAGtacttggtggggaggggggcggaatcagtgcaaccttatatatgagtaacAGCAAAGTACTGGAGTCATCTCACGGAAAATACAAAACACTCCTTTTCTTGTTTCTTCTAATTACATGAccttttttgtttcttcctcTCAGAAGGCCAAGGGTCCAACCAGATGCTCCAGCAccatttaaaaatctgcataccTGCTCAGTATTACCCCCATAATGCTTACAAGACTATGGCTTAAAAAGTCAAGATCATTGCTTGAGACATCTCTTCCCCATCCACCCCGCTTTAAACattcagcctgatgaagaattctggagaacttgacAGCTTACATGATATATTGTGTCAATTTGATTGTGTgacttttgtttttatatatcaaaataaGTGATACCGGGAAATGCAAGAGGCAGAGGGCTGGGGCGACGGAGACCTAGATTGCTGGTGTGTGGTTCTATGCTACGGGGATAAGCAGTACCACTTGGGAATAAAACAGTCCTCTGCTCAGAGCATAAGTTAACCAAAGTGTGCTGGGAGGCAAGGCAAGCTAGGAGGCTCTGTCCTTCCCATAAATCTGAGGAGGGTAAATTGGGTCAAGAAAGGCGAGCATAAATTGCTGCCAGACCACTCCGTAGTTCTGTGTGCATTTGTGAGTATTTGACATCTTTACAGTCTTGCGTAAGCTCTAGTGGAAATCTGCCCATGGGCTCCTGCGAacactgcattttaaaaaggcCACCATCTCCCTACACGACCACATTCAACTCTCTGTCTTCCCCTGGCCCAATAAAGTGAACGTTGTTGTTAATGTTGTATTTTATTAAAGGAGGGGAAATGGCATTTAATAAAGTCAAGAaataaaaaaaggtaaaatagcATAGAGCTG
Proteins encoded in this window:
- the LOC129328341 gene encoding TBC1 domain family member 24-like isoform X1 → MLKVGLNYISPAVGPTTNLDTTGTRTRANSVMDDLEEGVLGATQGKISPKRPHLQGQTETTNPLILEIPPETETWVNDAISCTGISEFVDHNKIPKLDEQQDAHEPLIGKSTKELKKLAREGHWARSHVLRAQAYQHIIQDIPCRLMTPDAPVYRDVAGKLFENQSENFHPLPEFLAGSLMPEYCLTTEGVTAMKKILICIANMSPDITYCPLLPVVVALLLHYNQEEAQCFENTCRLLYCNASHTSYIDYSFLSHKASCMTFGDLANKHCPAAHRLLASSADNIFEVYSEWLVWLFDDLPFDYVIRIFDVYLLEGQKVLYRIALALLKQYQVSVSSKGLDVADVKGSLQAFMWEIREHMTAEKLLEKAFGIRLFSRKEIWLLQMANRKALVEKGVTMVQHRQSFHLTVNTLNFTSAIVTAQEMRIVWSWIPERFSLFSPVLLFSTSEDGYSLKRLYSCCEGYEPTVLLLKTTVGEVCGAFLSSDWSERKKSGGGSSFFGTGECFVFTVRPEMERYEWVFIKKPEQAKAMPRSPRQRSPSPFSPEGRTTTSNHLTVPKLDMIKYRLSPFLATRHFKLPSKTASMFMSGTREGIIIGGGGGQALFIDADLHHGRTEHCETFDNPPLCQENFQVQLLEVWGFQNS
- the LOC129328341 gene encoding TBC1 domain family member 24-like isoform X2 yields the protein MLKVGLNYISPAVGPTTNLDTTGTRTRANSVMDDLEEGVLGATQETTNPLILEIPPETETWVNDAISCTGISEFVDHNKIPKLDEQQDAHEPLIGKSTKELKKLAREGHWARSHVLRAQAYQHIIQDIPCRLMTPDAPVYRDVAGKLFENQSENFHPLPEFLAGSLMPEYCLTTEGVTAMKKILICIANMSPDITYCPLLPVVVALLLHYNQEEAQCFENTCRLLYCNASHTSYIDYSFLSHKASCMTFGDLANKHCPAAHRLLASSADNIFEVYSEWLVWLFDDLPFDYVIRIFDVYLLEGQKVLYRIALALLKQYQVSVSSKGLDVADVKGSLQAFMWEIREHMTAEKLLEKAFGIRLFSRKEIWLLQMANRKALVEKGVTMVQHRQSFHLTVNTLNFTSAIVTAQEMRIVWSWIPERFSLFSPVLLFSTSEDGYSLKRLYSCCEGYEPTVLLLKTTVGEVCGAFLSSDWSERKKSGGGSSFFGTGECFVFTVRPEMERYEWVFIKKPEQAKAMPRSPRQRSPSPFSPEGRTTTSNHLTVPKLDMIKYRLSPFLATRHFKLPSKTASMFMSGTREGIIIGGGGGQALFIDADLHHGRTEHCETFDNPPLCQENFQVQLLEVWGFQNS